The Cryptomeria japonica chromosome 2, Sugi_1.0, whole genome shotgun sequence region AACTAAACCAGATATAATAGAACGTTGACAATGCACATCTTATGTAAGCCAGATAAAATTCTCTCCAAAGTGAACTCGGCCATTATGAAATATCAAGTATCACCGGTCTAGATTGTACAACCACATGGCCGGACGTCACACTCTTCATTATTATTTCAAGACCACTAGATAAACCAGCACTAACAAGTATACCGGTTTAGATTGTACAAATGCAGGGAGGTCGAACTCTACATTTTGATTGAAGACAACTAGATATCAATGACTGTTGCTTCATTACCAAGTAAATGTAGCCTAAAATCACGCAAAATATTTCTCTCTTCTTATAAAATCCCTACTCATCTGaaactcatttcatttcatttcctagGTCAATTCTATTCATTACAGAATTTTCCTTGGTCCATTCTATTCATCTCAGAGAGACTCTGCTTTTCCAGAAGGAGGAAGAGATGAGcaaccaccatcaccatcaccatcaccaacaCCATGGCCACCAAGAAGGGGGCTACCCATATGCCCCAGGCTATCAAGAAGGGGGCTATCCATATGCCTATCAAGAAGGGGGCTATCCATATGCCCCAGGCTATCAAGAAGGGGGCTACCCATATGCTCCTCCACCACCACAACCAGGGGCTTATCTTCAAGCTCCAGGGGCTTACccatatgctcctcctccaccacaACAACCAGGGGCATATTCTCAAGTTCCGGGGGCTTATTTACCAGCACCTTACCCTTCATCAGAGGGCCTGCAATATCAATATGCAGAGGAAGAGGCAAAGAAGCACAAGAATCGTGAGCATATGACTGAGGTGGGAGCACTAGCAGCAGGTGCCTTTGCCTTGGTAGGTCTAATAATTAAGCATATAATTTCTTTTTGGTATAAATTGTTCATAGATTTCAATTTATAGACATGAAGTATATTGTAAAGAGATTTCTGAATTCAACTGTATAGATTTTTTTATATTGTAAAGAGATTTTTTTATATTGTAAAGAGATTTGTGAATTCAACTGTATAACATTTtcattcaccaataatatatcttGGGTAGCAGCAGGTTGTGGACTATAGAAGGCTATTGCTTCTAAATCTGTTAATTGAAATTCTTCACAGTTGTTTTTGATGTGTTGGGCAATTGGGTAGTTAATTAATTTGATTTTTCCATTCCATATATTTGAAAAAgtgtttatatattttttgttatgGGATCACACGGTATATGATCTATGGTAGAATGGCAAAACAAATCATCTGAAATGATTGTTGAGTATGTGTAATTTTGACAGTACGAAGGATATGAGGCGAAAGTGGATCCAGAGCACGCAGGGAGACACAAAATGGAGGCAGAAATAGCTGGGGCCGCTGCTGTTGGGGCGGTGGGCTACGCTGTGTATGAACACCATGAGAGCAACAAGTATGAGCCTCACCATGAACACCATGGTCATCACCATGGTCGTCAATGAAGACATTAAAAATTCACCCATGTATGTTGTTAATAATAGAATTTCACGCGATCTGCACAGTCGTGTGTAAAAATAAGATTACAATTTTCAACGTTTTCTTTATAAGAAGCATGGATTGGTATGTTTATCATCCGTATTCAATGGATCTTGGATTGGTTTGTTTATCATCCGTATTCAATGGACCTGTGTCATGTTTGAACTGGTGCTGTAGTTTAATAAATGAAAATCGGCATTGGGTTTTCATGTTTTTTCATTATATTTTGCTTCTAATTTGAGATGAATGtgaattttaaatgaatatttatttttaaatagataAAACATTCTTAAATATGCATgcaaattaaatattagatataaaAAGGATATTGAAATTTATGTAAAATAATAGATTCAATTGAAAATTGAGTATCATTGTGGTCATCTTCCTTAGCAGCAGATTTCATAAGAATTTGGAAGTAAAGGAAATACATGTGTAATTCAACAACTTTTGTCACAAAAGTGAAATAGATGCAGATTACAAACTTGGTTTAACTAACTAGGAAAATGATTCAGTAGAGTTTCTTGTATAGAAAGTGTTGTGGTAATTCTCTACCTAATGTGGTGATAGAAAGTGTTGTAGTAATTCTCTACCTAATGTGATGGTACTATTGGGCATTGCCATGTCATGTGATCAAGGTATATTTGGCCATGTTTAAGAGTCTATATGTAGTAACATTCTCTACCTAATGTGATGGTACTATTGGGCATTGCCATGTCATGTGATCAAGGTATATTTGGCCATGTTTAAGAGTCTATATGTAGTAACATTAGTGATAACAAATTCACACCTTTCAATTGGTTCATACAACATGTGCAAAGAGAAAAATAGGACATGAAAAATAATTGTAAGAATATAAGAGCATAAAGTATGTAAAATAAGTGGCATAGATAGCATTGTGTGCCAAACAAGTAGGCAAATATCAAATGATAATCGTGTATGTCATATAGACTAGAGATATTCATCATGGTGTAAGGTGCCCCCTAGTATAGGGAAATCATAAGGTGGAGATGATGCTAAAGGTAGATTTTAATAGGATAGAGGATGAGGTGAGTCCCTACAATGTGGTAAGATACTTGTAGAACATAATGAAGGATGCAAGTAAAACATGATATGTCCAAAAACACCCTAATTTGAAAGTATAAGTAATAATAGCACAATGGAGAGTGGAGAAAGCAAGATGTTCCTCAATCAAATAAAATAGCTCTAGAAGCATAATAGGAAAATGAAGGTGCATAAATAGCATTGGAGAAGACATAATCTTCCCCCATGTAGTAGGAAGATATATGGCAATAGGCACAACATGGTAATAAATGATACAGGAGCAATCTAAGAATGAGATAATAACTTAAACATGTGTATAAAAAAAGGTAACATGTAAGATTCAAAGGATGCATGCAATCAAGATGTGGTTAGCATAAGCATTGGTTAATGATCATAATGCATGGAACATATGAGGTAAATATAGGCAAGTATGAGAAGAATAAGTGGATAAGTAAGAATCATAAGTACTTACAATGGGAAGCGAATCATGTATACTTGGTGCATATCTAAAGTAGAAAgcaacaagagaaaaataaaaaagtgaccAGTAAATATATGCAAATGTAGAGAATAAGAAAAGGCGTTGTAAATAAGCATAATAACAAATATATCAAGTAAAAAGGGAGGATGTCTCCCAAGTGGGAGAATGAAGCCATAAAACACATGATATGAAGGTGAAAtaagtatgtcaaatacaataaatataatgtaagaaaAAAAggccaaaatgataaaaaaaagatgaaaacaaaAACAAGGAATATAGAGTATATAAAAATCGTCATCGTTATAGAAAATATCATCATATATTTCTTCATTTATCATatatttttgcatgttttgaatttatttttgattaTATGTTTCTTATTGATAATCCTTCATACTTAGCacaaacacattatcctttggtgGTACGATCGATATATCTTTCTTGATCcatatttcttttttctttacTTGTGGTTGTGGAGGAAAGTTTGGCATTCAATGAACCACAACACATTTTTTGGCATCCAAGTAGTCTTTtgaacatgaaattttggttttttgTGTTACTTTAAATAGTTTCTTTTGTCACTAGTTGTGGTTCAAGATTAATTTGTTCATTGTGATGCTCTTTATTATTCGCTCATTATATCCTTCTCTTCTATTCTTGTTATGCAAATAATTACTTTTGATACACCTCTCAAAGATCTAATGTGTCTTCATATGGAGCTTCATTTTCATAGTTGTAGTATATGTTTCTCAAATATTTAAAGACTCAACTATATAACAAGTTCATATGAAACTTGTGGAATGTTAAGAACTTTTTCTAGGTGAAATTTTATGCATTGATGTTCAGATAAAGATATTGCTTTCAAATGTTCAATCCATAATCTACCAAGTATTCtagaaatttattcaaataaggAATAACATGTGGCTAATATTAGTACTTCTTTAATTCCAATTTTAAGTAGTAAGATGACACATCTCAAAATATGTATGGATAATCCATTTGTCATCTTTATGGAGACTCTTGATTAAGCACAATAATTTGGATTTAGACATTTGTACACTAAAACCTCTTTTATACACATGTTATATTGGGTTGTCTCATCAACAAGAACATCACCAATAACATTATCATGTATTTCTTGTAAGATATATAATAGTTtgtgcaatgatttttttttgtgataCTTCCCATTGGAAAATGGAATCAAAGGAGAGAAGATGAAGTAGGAAAATAATAATTCATTACGtaatttctcccaaaaagaaagcatATGTGTGTTGTATTGGTTGAGTGAACATGCACATGATCCTCTATATTATCATCCTTATACATATCATCCTAGACAATGTGATCATGTGCCTCAACATGTGAAATTTATAAGACTTAGAAAAGTAGTGTAAGTGTCGAATCATAATAATAGTATATGCAATTTTAAagggtttttatttttattgacaCCTTCCACATGGATCATATTATTGACTATAAGATATTTTACCTTGCTCTTGACATCTATGCATGATTGTGTGGTATGGCCCTTAACTCTATGAAAGTTACAAAATATTTAATCATTATAAGTTCTAGGAAGTGGCTTATTGGAATCTAGTGGATGTACCAAAAGAAGTGTAATaaaaaaataacacttaataagctTAGAAGAATATCATTGAAGGACTATTGAAACCCAGTGAACTTCCTAAGAGTATTTTGTTTGAAGGAAGGAAAAATAAAAGTATTAGAAACTTGATTGATATTTTTCATGACTTCCTTACCCTTCAAAATAAAAATTTGACTCTTGAAACTTAGAAGGGTAAGAAAATTGACACAAATATGTGCACATCTCTAGAAGACAGAAATTTACTCAAAAGCGCAATATTCTTTATAAGTAGAACCAATCCATCATGAAACATAATCTATAACCTGTCCTTATCAAAATTATGCTTCAATTTACTACAAAGATATTGGAAGTGAATGAAACAATAATATATAGGTTCTTTTCTTTGTTGAGTGCATCTAGTCAAGTCCTTCACAATTATGCAAACCAGTGTAAATATGAAAATGCTTTAAGAAAGTTATAGTTAAATCATCAAGAGTAGAACCagagataaaaaataaaatcattgaaTAAATTAAATCTATCAAAGTCCACGATGCTGGATTCAACTCTGTAAAAGCTTTTGCATCCATAAATTAATTATGATCATCATTGAACAAGATAATCCTTCAAAATTAGTCCCACACGCTCGAGAATGTTTGCACATAAGAATAGTCCTTTCGAGCGGTCACGGTTTAGACCAAATCCACAAAGCTTATTGCGTATCCTACCAAATGTGCATCTTTATGCACTGACCGGTTCTTCAGTTTGGATAATATCTGGTAAGCCGCTCCAGACCAATGGGCTATGGGCTCTCATCTATCTTACTCTCTTCCGCAGTAAGAGCCACTTTTGACAGAAAGTCCGCCGCCATATTGGCCTCACGGAAGATGTGTTTCAGTGTGTAGTTCGTTAATCTTGCCAGTAGGTTCCTGATAAGACTGATCCATACTTGGATTTTCCAAATTGGTGCAGAGTTGCTTAAAACTGCATTTATAATCATCTTTGAGTCACCCTTGATATCTACGATGGAGATATTATGTTCCACATCTCAAGCCTTTGTTGAAGGTATTGAACTCGGCCTCATTATTTATCCCATCGAGGATTTTAATCACTCTCATTCATATTGCTTTccttatatatataaaagaaatcttATATAGTAAAATATAGACTTAAAAGTTTTGTTAGTACTAATTcaaataacaataaaatattaaAGGCCTTTTAATGAGCCTTCCCGAGTTAATCTAGAAAAGGAGTATGGTGAAAAAACTATAGTAGTTGAATGgcaaagatttaaggaagggtggataaaagtgaattttgatggggcgtcGAAGGGCAATCTGGGGCCATCAGGTGCGGAACTCATTGCTCAAGATTGGCGAGAAGGTATTTAGGCCATTGGGCCCAAGAAGTTATTAGACATGGCATGAACAACAAAGTAGAGGCACATGCAACATTGTGAGGTGTGAGATTGGCGCAATAATTGTCGATTCCCTGTCTGCATTTGAAAGGTGATTCACAAATAATAGTTAATTCTATTATTAAAGGAGGGGGTGTTTCTTGGAAAATCAATAAGTTTATTAAAATGATCAAAAATTGAATTAGAAACTTTCTAGTCATTTTGAGTTACTCATGTATTAAGGGAGGGTAATAATGTACTTGATGTACTTTCCAAGGTGACTATATCATTACAAGATGTGAATGGTGAAGTGGTGTGGAAGGATTACTGATATGTTGAGTTGGATGCTAGGTGAACTGTACACTATCAAAGGGGGAAGTTTTAATGAAATCTTATTGATGATTTGACAAGGTGTGTAGTTGGCATTATTTAGTCACAAGCGTGTTCGGTGGATTTTATTTTCTAGGTTGGTGGTGTAGAGATAGCCACAAAAGGCGGTATCTAGGGTGAAGAAAAATAGTTGGAATCGAGGCCAACTTCTCACTCCATCTAACAAAGCAACAACTTGCCTTTTTTTTCGGCAAAGTTACAAACTAGCAGTTGCACGCTTTTTTTTTCGTGCAACGGAAAGCCGATAGGCGATCGAGTATGCAAGGCTAAGGGCATGGGTAGTGATTTGGTAACATACAATAAAAAGCTTTTGAACTTTACaaaaaacaaaatatacaataacaatttgcactaacaaaaatatttttcaaaaatgaacaCAAATATCAATTGTCAattgtaattattttatatttattgacaaaataacATTCATAAAAAATGTACAACATTAAAAAGTCTCATCCACAATTACATGGTTTCTGAATAGGTATTCACTATAGTTGCACAACTCTCAGTTAGATCTGTTAGTCTTCAAAATTCATATGCTGTTGAAAATGGATGAACAATGTGATCTGCAAAGAGATTTGTTAAAGTGACATGATATCATTTAGCAGCCCAAAAGTGAAATGTTCACAAGGGAACTTATATATAGCATTCATTATTATGCAGATTTTTATAGGCAGTGTGATATCACAACTTCGAATATTTGGAAATAGTAATTTGTCATCAAGATTTAGTAGAATATGGTTGAACATTTAAGAAAAACATAGAAAGAGTCTTATATTATGGCATATATATATAAGCAATtataaataaatatcatatttctaAATTGTATGCATATTAATCAATAGTGAGCACTCATAAACAAGATTTGGCCAACAAAATGAAGAATTGTGCTTCAGCAGCAATGGTTTTTAATGAGATCTTCAAACTACAGTTCCAGCATCAGTGGGATTTTCTATGTACACATTTCATAAAGGTTGACATTTAGTGACATATTGTCACCAACACTTATGCTATATCTCAAAATCTAATTCATTGTTGAGAAGATAGCAGTCAAATTTCAAGTATGTACATCTTCCCTACTTAATATAGATTCAGATGATATGCATAGAAAGTATCAGTGCACAATAGATTTATAAGAACATAGTTTTCTCTTGGCGATGGTAATCACTTGATGAATTTATTGGAAAAATTTCAAACAGTACAATTGTTATTGATTGTTGGTACACCACAAAAATCTTAACATAATAACTTGTTTGTCTATACCAAAGCGTGCAATGTTTATTTGGCATGCATAAGCCAAGAAATGCTGAGAATTCAAATGAATTACCCATTGCAAATGGAcagattttgcaatctatttgtttgAAAAATGGTTTGAGTTATAAGCATCTAAATTTGTTTGAAAATTGGTGTTGGTTAGACTTTTTTTTAAGAAATCTTGGTTGTGGTTTGATTGTGAGAATGATGATTTTCAATGAGTTTGAGGCCAACACATTCTCTAGAACCCAACAAATACATTTTGCTTGAATATTTTGGAAATTGTGATTCGGAATACCAATGAATAGTTGGGTTTGGTAACATTGCAATCCTTTCGCCGAATTGCTGATCTGTTATCTGAATCTCAACGAATAGTTTCATCAGCGTAAATTTCATTCCTTATCTACCAATTTGGGTGTCAACCCAAAAGATTTGTTATGCTTCAGTCAATCATTCAATACCTGGTACTAAAGTCTAGAAATGTAAAAGGAGCCCATAGTGTGAAAACTTGTGAAGGAAACATAAGTTGTTGTTTAGGTCGGAAGAAATTAGTGACAAATGTGTGGAAAGGCAAGAAAGCAATTATAGTTTGAAATAAAAACAGACCAAAGAAATATAGTTGCGCAGAAAGGAAAGATGATCTCCAATGTGGATGGGAGAAATAGAGAAAGTCATGACGGAGGTAAAATAAAAACAGTGGTTAAAAAATCAGTTGAAGAGAGAAGCGTATCAGACAATCCTTAATTATTAAGGGTTTGGTACCCCCTTAAAATAAGGGTTTTTCCATCATTACATGTTATTTGCAAGTGTAGAACTCTCTTAGAGTACTATTGGTGATACTTGACAAATCCTAAATATACACAACAAAATTTAACAAAGCCTTAAAAAGCACATTTTTGCATGATGATTAGGATTGCAAGGCTGTGCAACTATAATATAATTATCATGGGTGTTTGTGCCAAGAAATAATCACAATTTGTTCTCAAATTGAAACACAAAATGTCCACACAAGGTTTTCTACTAGATAGGGTTATATTTGTATCTTTGTTGTATGGTTCATGTGACAAGAATAGACTAAGCGACATGAATAATTCTATATAAAAAAAGACATAAATTTTTCTCTCGAGGAATTTCTTGTATACATTACcaaaatttacaaaagaaaataaaaacaaatgcacAAAGAAAATGGTATAATGAATTTGTTAAGATAAGTTAAATGGTACCTGTAGGAGACATGGAGACATTAACAAATTGGAAATTATTCATGTGGGTGTGGAAGATCTAGGTGAAACTCTGACAGGTAATTGCCTTTAAATGATTTCATACTTTTTACATTTGAGAAAGGCATGGGGATTTTATGCAGGATTAACGAACAAGTTAGATACTTGTATTCTTTGTTGTTGTGCATCCATTTTTGGTTGCAGGGTTTAGGTGAAAATAGCATTACCTAAAACCTGTCACAAGGATTGTGTTTGTATTCATATTCAATTTTGGCatgggaaaaatttggaaaaagttcATTAAGTGATATAGTTTAGGAAAAAAATTGTCATTTGATTCAAATAATATAAAGTTACAATAAAGGTTCCAGCCTCTGTTCGTGTAAGGAGGGAATGTACTCAAAAGGTGAAACctaagcccattgt contains the following coding sequences:
- the LOC131071324 gene encoding uncharacterized protein LOC131071324 produces the protein MSNHHHHHHHQHHGHQEGGYPYAPGYQEGGYPYAYQEGGYPYAPGYQEGGYPYAPPPPQPGAYLQAPGAYPYAPPPPQQPGAYSQVPGAYLPAPYPSSEGLQYQYAEEEAKKHKNREHMTEVGALAAGAFALYEGYEAKVDPEHAGRHKMEAEIAGAAAVGAVGYAVYEHHESNKYEPHHEHHGHHHGRQ